Proteins encoded together in one Branchiostoma lanceolatum isolate klBraLanc5 chromosome 11, klBraLanc5.hap2, whole genome shotgun sequence window:
- the LOC136444245 gene encoding tripartite motif-containing protein 3-like, translating to MAELSPLTRLFVKISDSLSEEDLRNLRAILAREGLGQGKVEQATPHKMFNMLEADNRIGKGNLGFLVQVLRSLKKGKLAEEAELVQQQERREVEKVAAKYKASVEAAISKITQKVETLSSEITATAENSEQVEKEIQQHYKRLISKLQLEEQEMVTRVQRVNRNRGGELKEKMETELKKTKEAEISVQKMLDCRDDTEALMLRQDIEEKFKKLSLQETDDRSLEGPTKVTFQPCSLSQVSGGSLSVFAGFSIDVQEPAVESLPCSVTVTTNKADLTGGDVAPQIEVTSPQGKTTLIQTTAHTSPPLAAGKGQTSRVRRVWGGEWRPQESGKHSLGVCMGGKKDLGSLTVDVGCNNPVLRFGQKGSQQGQFDRPIDVAVRGDRLYVADNLNQRIQMFDMSGVFCSSFSWPGPGSVAVQTDGTIVVRSLKEVKTFSPSGELLHKFPLGEYCPKPYGLAVQRDGRVVVADYGKHSIFMFEADGTLVKQVGGQGRGEGQFNQPYFVCVDKEDNIIVSDKDNDRVQVFDKNLNFQHKFGQKSRQPQDMWGPNGVSADSKGNIVLVNIGEVSEVGGVEHGKKLQVFRPDGTWVATISSDGDKLKKPHGVAVTEDGHVFVAGDHCIRKYRYM from the exons ATGGCTGAACTCTCCCCCCTTACCCGACTGTTCGTCAAGATTTCTGACAGCTTGTCAGAAGAAGACCTCAGAAATCTGCGGGCCATTCTGGCTCGAGAAGGTCTCGGACAGGGGAAAGTCGAACAAGCGACACCTCACAAGATGTTCAACATGCTGGAGGCAGACAACAGGATCGGCAAGGGCAACCTCGGCTTTCTTGTACAGGTCTTAAGGAGTCTAAAGAAAGGGAAGCTAGCAGAAGAAGCTGAACTGGTCCAGCAGCAGGAAAGGAGGGAAG TGGAAAAAGTAGCAGCAAAGTACAAAGCTTCAGTAGAAGCAGCCATCTCCAAGATCACCCAGAAAGTGGAGACCCTGAGCAGTGAAATCACAGCAACAGCAGAGAACAGTGAGCAGGTGGAGAAGGAAATCCAGCAGCACTACAAACGGCTGATCTCCAAACTGCAGCTGGAAGAGCAGGAGATGGTCACCAGGGTACAGAGGGTCAACAGGAACAGGGGAGGGGAGCTCAAAGAAAAGATGGAGACAgaactgaaaaagacaaaagaagCAGAGATTTCAGTTCAAAAGATGTTAGACTGTAGAGATGACACAGAAGCTTTGATGTTGAGGCAAGACATAGAAGAAAAGTTTAAGAAACTCTCCTTGCAGGAAACAGACGACAGGAGTTTGGAAGGTCCTACAAAAGTGACCTTCCAACCCTGTAGCTTATCCCAGGTTTCTGGAGGTTCCTTGTCAGTGTTTGCAGGGTTCAGTATTGATGTACAGGAGCCAGCAGTAGAGAGTCTGCCCTGCTCTGTCACAGTCACAACCAACAAGGCAGATCTTACAGGTGGGGATGTTGCACCGCAGATAGAGGTGACCTCCCCCCAGGGCAAAACCACCCTGATACAGACAACAGCACACACTAGTCCCCCACTAGCTGCAGGGAAGGGACAAACCAGCAGAGTTAGGAGGGTCTGGGGTGGAGAATGGAGACCTCAGGAGTCAGGGAAACACTCACtgggggtctgtatggggggtaAGAAGGACCTGGGTTCTCTTACTGTAGATGTGGGCTGTAACAACCCTGTACTGAGGTTTGGACAGAAGGGCAGCCAGCAGGGGCAGTTTGACAGGCCTATAGATGTAGCAGTCAGGGGGGACAGGCTGTATGTGGCTGATAATCTTAACCAACGTATTCAGATGTTTGATATGAGTGGTGTGTTTTGCTCCTCATTTTCCTGGCCTGGCCCTGGATCAGTTGCAGTTCAGACTGATGGCACCATAGTGGTGAGATCTCTGAAGGAAGTGAAGACATTTTCCCCATCAGGAGAACTGCTACACAAATTTCCTCTGGGTGAATATTGTCCAAAGCCCTATGGCCTGGCAGTACAGAGGGATGGGAGGGTTGTTGTAGCTGATTATGGCAAACACAGTATCTTCATGTTTGAGGCAGATGGGACACTGGTGAAACAGGTGGGAGGACAGGGACGGGGGGAGGGGCAGTTTAACCAGCCATATTTTGTCTGTGTGGATAAAGAAGACAACATCATTGTGTCAGATAAAGACAACGACCGTGTTCAGGTGTTTGACAAGAACCTGAACTTCCAACACAAGTTTGGTCAGAAGAGCAGACAGCCACAGGACATGTGGGGCCCTAATGGGGTGTCAGCTGACAGTAAGGGGAACATAGTTCTGGTAAACATTGGAGAGGTATCTGAGGTAGGTGGTGTAGAACATGGCAAGAAGCTTCAGGTGTTCCGTCCAGACGGTACCTGGGTGGCCACCATCAGCAGTGATGGGGACAAACTGAAGAAACCCCACGGggtggctgtgacagaggatggACATGTGTTTGTAGCTGGTGACCACTGTATCAGgaagtacagatacatgtaa
- the LOC136445044 gene encoding tripartite motif-containing protein 3-like → MHQTNPMSEAHRTLLLRNYPTIYQDLDATRVLDYLHEHRVITEEMRQEILTIPVDQRHQRTRRLLDMILQSGDDAFITFRTALGHAGYLHLVELLTGGQQQLMPPMPMAVAIYPGFQGSESQSFDLSIGEQPEIILQKQLDKYTTVYQNEQILQLKTKMRDEELKALYIYEERKVKSLKRAKSFLSQKSLKKRFDKLQVKVEDERAIIVSTYRGCVILFLTFESEPKFEHFWGSCTSGDLSTSLSELLLTEEMRGLEGGDQLVVKTLVLEQDVRAWRDFFGNGDPQHPDNVQVEQVTSQLASLDTSRQTEELQVRQKIRAGSIRSIASTQSATSTLSSGSVLSSDSGYASAGSHRTLSEGRKIAAKYKVSVEAAISTITEGMEKVDRKITATKENCQEVEKEIQQHYKRLRAKLKLEEQEMITRVQKVNRDRKGELTQEKEKMETELKKTKEAEISVQKILDCKDDTEALILRQDMEEKFKKLSFQETDDRSLESPTKVTFQPCSLSQVSGGSLSVFAGFSIDVEEPAVESLPCFVTVTTNKADLTGGDVAPQIEVTSPQGKTTLIHTTAHTSPQLAAGKGQTSRVRRVWGAEWRPQTSGKHSLGVCMGGNKDLGSLTVDVGSNNPVLRFGQKGSQQGQFNKPLGVAVRGDRLYVADNTNHRVQVFDLSGNFCHTFSTTSPAGLAVQADGTIVVKSRKEDLVKKFSPSGELLHKFSLGEYCTNPYSLAVQRDGRVVVTDTYKHSIFLVEADGTLVKQVGGQGQGEGQFESPLFVCVDKEDNIIVAEKVNHRVQVFDKNLNFKHKFGQKGRQPQDMFGPMGVSADSRGNIVLANIGGTTDGVVGHSKKLQVFCPDGTWVSTISSDGDKLHNPLGVAVTEDGHVFVADPEDHCIRKYRYL, encoded by the exons ATGCATCAGACCAACCCCATGAGTGAAGCCCATCGCACCCTCCTCCTGAGGAACTACCCAACCATCTACCAGGACCTGGATGCCACAAGAGTGCTGGACTATCTCCATGAGCACAGAGTGATCACAGAGGAGATGAGACAAGAGATCCTGACCATCCCAGTGGACCAGAGACACCAGAGGACCAGGAGGCTACTTGACATGATCCTGCAGAGTGGTGACGATGCTTTCATCACCTTCCGTACAGCCTTGGGGCATGCTGGGTACCTGCATCTCGTGGAGCTGCTCACAGGGGGACAACAGCAACTCATGCCAC CAATGCCAATGGCGGTGGCTATCTACCCTGGCTTTCAAGGGAGTGAATCTCAAAGTTTTGATTTATCCATTGGAGAGCAACCAGAGATAATTCTTCAAAAGCAACTTGATAAGTACACCACAGTTTATCAAAACGAGCAGATTCTCCAACTGAAGACTAAAATGAGGGATGAGGAGCTCAAGGCACTTTACATTTACGAAGAAAGAAAAGTTAAGTCCCTGAAAAGAGCAAAATCCTTTTTGTCACAAAAAAGCTTGAAGAAAAGATTTGATAAGCTACAGGTCAAAGTTGAGGACGAGAGAGCCATCATTGTGAGCACATACAGGGGGTGTGTGATTCTGTTTCTGACGTTTGAATCTGAGCCCAAATTTGAGCATTTCTGGGGTTCCTGCACGAGTGGGGATCTCTCCACCAGCCTGTCTGAGCTGCTGCTGACTGAGGAGATGCGGGGCCTGGAGGGAGGAGACCAGCTGGTGGTGAAGACTCTGGTGCTGGAGCAGGACGTCAGGGCTTGGAGGGACTTCTTTGGAAATG GAGACCCACAGCATCCTGACAATGTGCAGGTGGAACAGGTGACATCACAGCTGGCATCACTGGACACTTCCAGACAAACAGAGGAATTACAGGTCAGACAGAAGATAAGGGCAGGGAGCATCCGATCCATTGCAAGCACCCAATCAGCAACAAGCACCTTATCGTCAGGAAGTGTTCTATCATCAGATTCAGGCTACGCATCAGCTGGGAGCCACAGAACATTGTCTGAAG GTAGAAAAATTGCAGCAAAGTACAAGGTATCAGTAGAAGCAGCCATCTCTACAATAACCGAGGGAATGGAAAAAGTTGACAGGAAAATCACAGCCACAAAAGAGAACTGTCAGGAAGTAGAGAAGGAAATCCAGCAACACTACAAGCGGCTGAGGGCGAAACTAAAGCTGGAAGAGCAGGAGATGATCACCAGGGTACAGAAGGTCAACAGGGACAGGAAAGGGGAGCTCACTCAGGAGAAAGAAAAGATGGAGACAGAACTGAAAAAGACGAAAGAGGCAGAGATTTCAGTTCAAAAGATATTAGACTGTAAAGATGACACAGAAGCTCTGATCTTGAGGCAAGACATGGAAGAAAAGTTTAAGAAACTCTCCTTCCAGGAAACAGATGACAGGAGTTTGGAAAGTCCTACAAAAGTGACCTTCCAACCCTGTAGCTTATCCCAGGTTTCTGGGGGTTCCTTGTCAGTGTTTGCAGGGTTCAGTATTGATGTAGAAGAGCCAGCAGTAGAGAGTCTGCCCTGCTTTGTCACAGTCACAACCAACAAGGCAGATCTTACAGGTGGGGATGTTGCACCACAGATAGAGGTGACCTCCCCCCAGGGAAAAACCACCCTGATACACACAACAGCACACACTAGTCCCCAACTAGCTGCAGGGAAGGGACAAACCAGCAGAGTTAGGAGGGTCTGGGGTGCAGAGTGGAGACCTCAGACTTCAGGGAAACACTCACtgggggtctgtatggggggtaACAAGGACCTGGGTTCTCTCACTGTAGATGTGGGCAGTAACAACCCTGTGCTGAGGTTTGGGCAGAAAGGCAGCCAGCAGGGGCAGTTTAACAAGCCTTTAGGTGTAGCAGTCAGGGGGGACAGGCTGTATGTGGCTGATAATACTAACCATcgtgttcaggtgtttgatCTGAGTGGGAACTTTTGTCATACCTTTTCTACTACTAGCCCTGCAGGACTTGCAGTTCAGGCTGATGGCACCATAGTGGTGAAATCTCGGAAAGAAGACTTAGTGAAGAAATTTTCCCCATCAGGAGAACTGCTCCACAAATTTTCTCTAGGTGAATATTGCACAAACCCCTATAGCCTGGCAGTACAGAGGGATGGGAGGGTTGTAGTAAccgatacatacaaacacagcatCTTCCTGGTTGAGGCAGATGGGACACTGGTGAAACAGGTGGGAGGGCAgggacagggggaggggcagtttGAAAGCCCATTATTTGTCTGTGTGGATAAAGAAGACAACATTATTGTGGCAGAGAAAGTCAACCATCGTGTTCAGGTGTTTGACAAGAATCTGAACTTCAAACACAAGTTTGGTCAGAAGGGCAGACAGCCACAGGACATGTTTGGCCCTATGGGGGTGTCAGCTGACAGCAGGGGGAACATAGTTCTGGCAAACATTGGGGGTACAACTGATGGTGTTGTTGGACATAGTAAGAAGCTTCAGGTGTTCTGCCCAGACGGTACCTGGGTGTCCACCATCAGCAGTGATGGGGACAAACTGCACAATCCCCTCGGggtggctgtgacagaggatggACATGTGTTTGTAGCTGATCCTGAAGACCACTGTATCAGGAAGTACAGATATTTGTAA
- the LOC136445045 gene encoding serine/threonine-protein kinase Nek8-like: MDKYEKIRVVGRGAYGTVYLCKRLDAQKEVIIKQIPIEQMTKDERQSALNEVRVLSMLHHPNIIEYYESFLEDKALMIVMEYAPGGTIFEYLQQRGNALLDEEEILQFFVQMLLSLQHVHAKQILHRDLKTQNILLNRKKNVVKIGDFGISKILSSKSKAYTVVGTPCYISPELCEGKPYNQKSDIWALGCVLYELASLKRAFEAANLPALVLKIMRGTFAPISDRYSEDLRRLILSMLHLDPSKRPSITQIMAQPIVITALIALYTDLGGIQPSNTKRPTITQIMAQPIVMALIALYTDLGGIQPSKYYCFLF, encoded by the exons ATGGACAAATACGAGAAGATTCGAGTCGTCGGTCGAGGAGCTTACGG TACCGTGTACCTGTGCAAGCGTCTGGATGCTCAGAAAGAAGTCATCATCAAGCAGATCCCCATCGAGCAGATGACAAAAGACGAGCGACAGTCGGCGCTGAACGAAGTCCGTGTTCTCTCCATGTTACATCATCCCAACATCATCGAGTACTACGAGAGCTTTCTTGAAGACAAGGCACTCATGATCGTTATGGAGTACGCACcag ggggaaccatttttgaataCCTGCAACAGAGGGGAAATGCACTACTTGATGAAGAG GAAATTCTACAGTTCTTTGTCCAGATGTTGCTGTCATTACAACATGTTCACGCCAAACAGATCCTGCACAG AGACTTGAAGACACAGAACATCCTGCTGAACAGGAAGAAGAACGTGGTGAAGATCGGAGACTTCGGTATCTCCAAGATCCTGAGCAGTAAGAGTAAGGCTTACACGGTGGTGGGGACTCCGTGTTATATCTCTCCGGAGCTGTGCGAGGGGAAACC ATATAACCAGAAGAGTGACATCTGGGCCCTGGGatgtgtgctgtatgaactggCCAGTCTCAAAAGGGCGTTCGAGGCTGCT AACCTGCCAGCGCTGGTGCTGAAGATCATGCGCGGCACGTTTGCGCCGATCTCGGACCGGTACAGCGAGGACCTGCGCCGCCTCATCCTCAGCATGCTACACCTCGACCCCAGCAAACGCCCGTCGATCACCCAGATCATGGCTCAGCCCATCGTCATCACGGCGCTCATAGCGCTCTACACGGACCTGGGAGGGATTCAGCCTTCAAA CACCAAGCGCCCGACCATCACACAGATCATGGCTCAACCCATCGTCATGGCGCTCATAGCACTGTACACCGACCTGGGAGGAATTCAGCCTTCAAAGTACTATTGTTTCTTGTTTTAG
- the LOC136444246 gene encoding transcription elongation factor A N-terminal and central domain-containing protein 2-like produces MDKFVVRGPRETATKAKSKSQGKVYKQATIESLQRVVVIEDIERLKVTLELEGQSNGVLLEALTELNKKIPSKQVLLSTKIGHAVNKLKRHEDKEVASLARSIVYKWKHFIQDQDNKPVLEVRCDLKTEKTRTSGRRMLAESLGLEEGHLLPETIERETFHMCRRLLDRSYKRTMRKLIFTLRGNDDTRKLVLNGELAVKELVKSLKCKS; encoded by the exons ATGGATAAATTTGTCGTCCGAGGCCCGCGAGAAACTGCTACAAAAGCTAAGTCTAAGTCTCAAGGAAAGGTGTACAAACAGGCCACAATAGAGTCTCTACAG AGAGTTGTGGTGATCGAGGATATAGAACGTCTGAAGGTGACCTTGGAGCTTGAGGGTCAGTCTAACGGAGTGTTGCTGGAGGCTCTGACGGAACTCAACAAGAAAATACCGTCCAAACAGGTCCTGCTGTCCACAAAAATAG GACATGCTGTAAACAAGCTGAAGAGGCATGAAGACAAGGAGGTGGCCTCCTTGGCAAGGAGCATCGTCTACAAGTGGAAACACTTCATCCAAGACCAGGACAACAAGCCCGTCTTAGAGGTCCGCTGTGATCTCAAGACGGAGAAGACAAGGACATCTGGGAGGAGAATGCTTGCCGAGTCACTCGGGCTTGAG GAGGGCCACCTGTTACCAGAGACCATAGAGAGGGAAACGTTCCACATGTGCAGACGACTGCTGGACAGGAGCTACAAGAGAACCATGCGGAAACTCATCTTCACACTACGGGGGAACGACGACACCAGGAAACTGGTGCTCAACGGGGAACTGGCAGTCAAGGAACTGGTCAAATCATTGAAGTGCAAGTCTTGA